From Calderihabitans maritimus:
AATGGAAGAAAATTAACGTCAGCAGTTGCTCTTTTAGCTCTGCTCCTAACGTTGTTCCCCGCTTTGCCGGCGGTGGCAGGAGAAGATGATTCCCAGGGTTCCTTAAGTATTCCAGCACCGGATAGTGTCGTAGGGGAAGTCTCATCTGTTGTTGGAAGAGCGTATGATCCTGACGGTGTGAGCAGTGTCAGGGTGGCTATCCAAAACAGCCAGGGAGAATATTTACAGGATCCGTTTGGCGGAGGTTGGAGTAACGCCTGGAAATCTATTGAGGCGACCATAACTGGTTGGAATTTTGATTCGAGTGTGGGCGGGGACGTGTATGAATGGAGCTTGGGAGTGGCGAAAGCGGCTTTTCCCGAGGATACCTATAAAGTATACCTCTATGTCTTGGACCAGTCAGGCAACTTTGACGATACTGTAGCAGGCAGTCCGTTCACGTTCCAGGTGGATGCAACTGGTCCTGTACTCAGCGATCCCGTACCGGCCGACGGGGCTGTTATTGCAGGCAGCGGCGCTGAGCGTTTTGCCGTCACCGCTACCGACGTACCGGCGGGCGTCGAGGCGGTTCAATTAGTATACAAGATCGGGGATGAGGAAACGAAACTGCAGCAAGGCTTAACCCAGGAAGGAGACGGTGTTTACGCAGCCACCGTTGACCTTTCCGGCACGACCGTAGGAGACGTTGTCTACTACTACTTCACCGCGGAGGATAACGCCGGGAATAGCAGCAGGCTCCCCGCCGACGGTTGGTATGCCGCCGCCGTGGACAAGGTGCCGCCCGGAGAAGTTACCGGCCTTACTGTGGAAGCTCCCGCTGAAGGCGGCCAGCTGGTCTTGAGCTGGACTGATCCGGATGACGGCGACTATGCCGGTGCCAGAGTGTATTATAAAACAATTGAAGAGGAGAATTGGACTCCGGCCGCCGAGGTAGAGGCGGGCGTTCAGACTTACACCATAACGGATCTCGATTCGTCAGGGGAGATTAAGTATGCGGTTAAGGTAACCACCCGAGACGGGTTTGGAAACGAATCCGAGGGCACGATTGACGACAACAACGGTCAAGGTTATGCAGCCAGGGATATTCAGCCTCCGGCGGAAGTGAGCGACCTAACGGTCAGCATTGTACCGGCCGGCGGTAGTCTGGAACTTCAGTGGACCGATCCGGATGACGGCGACTATGCCGGCGCCAAAGTATACTACCGGAAGCTGAACGAAACTGACTGGACCTATTTTGGCACAGTTTTTGACACGGTTACCGGAGCGGTATACGTTACCGACCTTGCCAACGGGACGCCCTATGCGGTAAAGGTGACCACAGTTGATGTTTACGACAACGAGTCGGATGGTGTCGTAGCAGACAACAACGGCCAAGGATATATACCGACCGATACTCAGGCGCCCGGCGAGGTGACTGTTGTTGATGTCTGGGCAGAGCCCTCTGGTGGTACCATCGAGTTAATTTGGGACGATCCGAAAGACCTCGACCTCAACCACGTGAATGTGTATATACGGGAGAAAGGCAGCGACACCTGGAATACGCCTGCGGCAGTGGCGAAAAACGTTGGGTGGTACGAATTTACCGGCCTCGACCGCACCGGTCAGACCGCATATGAGTTCAAGATCACGACTGTAGATGCGGTTTACAATGAATCTCCGGGCTTTGAACTGAACAATGGCGGCCAGGGGTACACCGCTAAAGACGAGACTCCGCCCGGTGAGGTCACCAATGTAGAGGTAACGATTCCGGCTGAGGGCAACAGCCTAGAGGTCAGTTGGGATGATCCGTTTGATGAAGACCTGGACCATATAAACGTGTACTATCGGCCTATCGGCACCCCGGGAGACGCCTGGTTAGGTCCGCTGCCGGTGGACAGGGGCGTTGAGCGCTACCTGATTACTGGCCTGGCTAACGGGCATGCCTACGAGGTAAAGCTCACCGCAGTGGATGACGTGGGCAACGAGTCCAGCGGAGTGGAAGAAAACTATTTTGGCCATGGCTACCTGCCCAAGCAGACTGCTGTTGATACCACCGCACCGGGTGAGGTTACCGATCTCACCGTTAAGCCGGCTCCGGGTGCGGGCAGATTTATCCTCACTTTAACGACACCGGAGGATGAGGATCTGGCTGGAGTAGCTGTGTATACAGCCTTATCCGGCAGCGATGAATGGGTTTTATCCGAGTGGCTTTCCTCGGATATGTCTGAGACGAGTGAAATTGCTGTTCAAATTCCTGGGAGCTTCGTCCTCGGCAGCGACAAGGTACAGTTCAAGGTGACGACGCTTGACGTGCATGGTAACGAGTCCGAGGGCGTGGTCGCTGACAACGGCGGCCAGGGCTATCCCGTACTGGGTTACTGGGAGCTGACACCCGGGCCGGAAGGATGGGCTACTTTCTCCGTTCCGGTACAGCTTGCCGGTAACCAAGCGCTCCTGGGCGATGTGATCAATCCGGAGGATGTAGAGATTGCCTACAAGTTTGATGCAGCAAACCAGCAATGGGTACAGGTTACCACGGATAACAATACTTTAGAACCACTAGAAGCGGTGTACATCAAGCTGAAGAAGGGTACGCTGGCCGGGATCAAGCCCACAACGGCTCCGACAAACCCGCCGGTGAAAGATCTGGCTGCAGGCTGGAACCTCATTGGCTTCACGGACAACCGTCCGTTATCTCAGGCGCTGAGTTCTGTTGATAGATTGTGGAGCGTGGCGGTGAGTCCCGCGGTTAATCCCGATTCGTGGGCAACGACGTGGAATGGGTATGCTGACTATTTAGTAGATACGCACTATGGATACTGGGTATACATGGACGAGGAGGGTAAGCTGGCT
This genomic window contains:
- a CDS encoding fibronectin type III domain-containing protein produces the protein MNSTGVRWLILFKGNGRKLTSAVALLALLLTLFPALPAVAGEDDSQGSLSIPAPDSVVGEVSSVVGRAYDPDGVSSVRVAIQNSQGEYLQDPFGGGWSNAWKSIEATITGWNFDSSVGGDVYEWSLGVAKAAFPEDTYKVYLYVLDQSGNFDDTVAGSPFTFQVDATGPVLSDPVPADGAVIAGSGAERFAVTATDVPAGVEAVQLVYKIGDEETKLQQGLTQEGDGVYAATVDLSGTTVGDVVYYYFTAEDNAGNSSRLPADGWYAAAVDKVPPGEVTGLTVEAPAEGGQLVLSWTDPDDGDYAGARVYYKTIEEENWTPAAEVEAGVQTYTITDLDSSGEIKYAVKVTTRDGFGNESEGTIDDNNGQGYAARDIQPPAEVSDLTVSIVPAGGSLELQWTDPDDGDYAGAKVYYRKLNETDWTYFGTVFDTVTGAVYVTDLANGTPYAVKVTTVDVYDNESDGVVADNNGQGYIPTDTQAPGEVTVVDVWAEPSGGTIELIWDDPKDLDLNHVNVYIREKGSDTWNTPAAVAKNVGWYEFTGLDRTGQTAYEFKITTVDAVYNESPGFELNNGGQGYTAKDETPPGEVTNVEVTIPAEGNSLEVSWDDPFDEDLDHINVYYRPIGTPGDAWLGPLPVDRGVERYLITGLANGHAYEVKLTAVDDVGNESSGVEENYFGHGYLPKQTAVDTTAPGEVTDLTVKPAPGAGRFILTLTTPEDEDLAGVAVYTALSGSDEWVLSEWLSSDMSETSEIAVQIPGSFVLGSDKVQFKVTTLDVHGNESEGVVADNGGQGYPVLGYWELTPGPEGWATFSVPVQLAGNQALLGDVINPEDVEIAYKFDAANQQWVQVTTDNNTLEPLEAVYIKLKKGTLAGIKPTTAPTNPPVKDLAAGWNLIGFTDNRPLSQALSSVDRLWSVAVSPAVNPDSWATTWNGYADYLVDTHYGYWVYMDEEGKLAGLSTTPVTVGRYPYPAVK